In Halichondria panicea chromosome 17, odHalPani1.1, whole genome shotgun sequence, a single window of DNA contains:
- the LOC135351083 gene encoding receptor for retinol uptake STRA6-like isoform X5: protein MLVVIGLSFTYQRINLCKQLCWSLPGIVQPVNLLTHSADYIINLVLFAALSGDIVIVLVTQHMKLHTANPYTAIFYQTVLTPVFSVLEVSVKYFPLFSCVDAPIPLVGHIVGLIYLPFLLCHIIVRDLDLSCGFISYDVITGLYVGMRLPIYLVLLCIVVWYIYAVVRDCVLCRKLGFGTAMEQLNGVHRTYNYYKQCVTHLFKKKLQNSRCLSSFCPCTLSPRKLPLRFSAAVTVSTLILYQICFFLSGILFYYLSMLERFLEGNKSNIMQWFKNNSFPDGFYPIVEVTQSLLVVLPVSPVVSLVICFLLIIHMVVSVYKSLRASARGNTVVSKGFSSFRLAASLRYAGYQIAFCLAAFVSYTLVLWILGLIAIFLFFGFKYMADYAFHALASILIPLAWIGFVLAAQVIACKTMFLKRGGGRFIIISNQKIFQWFMFVLFIYNTIIGLAAALFRVLISATMGLLLMLRLDRVILMKGFEPFDIGHNTYIGFLHVDLAYNNAVVHVFVRLMADLTTGTTSRRSPFIPTPPEVTYDRDLAYGVQENSTLSRELKKRKTYGVFETQDTSERPSKVRSHRIRNRWLVAYTLLRNPSLQPLTASQLQDKDKDKDTAQ from the exons ATGCTAGTAGTGATTGGGCTCAGCTTCACATACCAGAGAATCAACCTGTGTAAGCAACTGTGCTGGAGCTTACCTGGAATTGTACA GCCAGTGAACCTGCTCACCCACTCAGCTGATTACATCATCAACCTCGTACTCTTTGCTGCTCTATCTGGAGACATTGTTATAGTTCTGGTGACGCAGCATATGAAGTTACATACTGCCAACCCTTATACAGCCATCTTTTATCAAACAG TTTTGACGCCCGTATTCTCTGTCCTGGAAGTGTCGGTGAAGTACTTCCCCCTGTTCTCGTGTGTAGACGCTCCAATACCCCTCGTAGGACACATAGTTGGTCTGATCTACCTGCCATTCCT GCTCTGTCATATCATTGTGAGGGACCTTGACCTCTCTTGTGGCTTCATCAGCTATGATGTGATT ACGGGCTTGTACGTAGGCATGAGACTGCCCATCTACCTTGTGCTCCTATGCATAGTCGTGTGGTACATTTATGCTGTTGTGCGTGACTGTGTCTTGTGTCGCAAGCTGGGCTTTGGCACAGCA ATGGAGCAACTTAATGGGGTCCATCGAACGTACAACTATTACAAACAGTGTGTTACACATCTCTTCAAAAA GAAGCTTCAGAATTCTAGATGTCTCTCTTCTTTCTGTCCATGCACTCTTTCAC CTCGAAAGTTGCCTCTCAGATTTTCTGCAGCAGTGACTGTCTCAACATTAATTCTCTATCAG ATTTGTTTCTTTCTGAGTGGCATTTTGTTCTATTATCTCTCAATGCTGGAACGATTCCTGGAGGGAAACAAATCAAACATTATGCAGTGGTTCAAAAATAATAGTTTTCCTGATGGTTTTTATCCAATCGTGGAGGTCACACAGTCCCTGTTGG TTGTGCTCCCTGTGTCTCCTGTGGTTTCCTTGGTGATTTGTTTTCTGCTGATAATTCATATGGTCGTCTCCGTCTA TAAGAGTCTCCGAGCTTCAGCAAGGGGTAACACCGTGGTATCAAAGGGATTTTCCTCATTTCGATTG GCTGCTTCTCTAAGATACGCTGGCTATCAAATTGCTTTTTGCCTCGCTGCATTTGTGTCGTACACTCTTGTCTTGTGGATCCTGGGTCTGATTGCAATCTTTTTATTTTTTGGCTTCAAGTACATGGCAGATTATGCTTTCCACGCCTTAGCCTCAATCCT GATTCCACTCGCCTGGATTGGATTTGTTCTTGCTGCTCAAGTCATTGCTTGCAAGACAATGTTTTTGAAGCGTGGTGGAGGACGGTTCATTATCATTTCCAAcca GAAAATATTTCAATGGTTTATGTTCGTCCTGTTCATCTACAACACTATCATTGGACTGGCCGCAGCCTTGTTTCGTGTTCTCATCTCCGCCACAATGGGATTGTTGCTGATGTTAAGGCTGGATAGAGTCATCCTTATGAAGGGGTTCGAGCCCTTTGACATAG GGCACAATACTTACATTGGCTTTCTCCATGTGGACCTTGCATACAACAACGCCGTGGTGCATGTTTTTGTCCGCCTCATGGCAGATCTGACCACTGGCACTACGTCTAGACGATCTCCGTTTATTCCCACACCCCCTGAAGTAACTTACGATAGGGATCTTGCGTATGGCGTACAAG AAAACAGCACTCTTTCTCGTGAGTTGAAAAAAAGAAAGACGTATGGTGTGTTCGAAACTCAAG ATACATCTGAGAGGCCATCTAAAGTCAGATCTCATAGAATCAGGAATCGCTGGCTGGTGGCTTACACACTCTTGCGTAATCCAAGCCTACAACCTCTCACAGCCAGTCAGCTGCAAGACAAAGACAAAGACAAAGACACTGCACAGTAA